The Mycolicibacterium neoaurum DNA segment TTGGCCGCGCTGTCCGTCGTATCTCCGGCGACGATAACGCGCCACCGGTGATCAACCTGCAGACCAATTTTGGTGGCGGCAAGACCCACTCCATGCTGGCGCTGTGGCACGTCGCCGCCGGACTGCCCATCGGCGAGTTTCCTCAAGACACCCAGGAGCTACTGTCCGCCAACGGATACTCCGGCGCGAAGATAAATCGCGTCGCAATCGTCGGCAACCACTTCAGCCCCGCCGGTGAAACCAAGGACGACGGCACGCACGTCAATACCCTGTGGGGCGAGCTGGCCTGGCAACTCGGCGGGCCCGAAGCCTACGCACTGGTCGCCAAGGCCGACGCCGAACGCACCACCCCCGGCGAAGCGTTGCACGACCTGCTGCAGAAGCACTCCCCTGCCGTCATTCTGATCGACGAATGGGTGGCCTACGCACGCTCGCTCGTTGGCCGTGACGACCTTGCTGGCGGCACCTTTGACGACCAGTTCACCTTCGCGCAGTCGCTGACCGAGGCTGCCAAGGGCACTTCGGGTGTGCTGCTGGTGATCTCGATTCCCGCCTCCGAGACCGGAGACGCCCCCGACAAGATCGCCGCCGGTAACGCTGAGGAAGTTGGTGGTGCCCACGGCCTGGAGGCGCTCAAGCGGTTGCAGAACGTCGTGCGTCGCGTCGCCGACCAATGGCGACCGGCTTCATCGGTCGAGGCTTACCAGATCGTGCGGCAGCGGCTATTCAAGCAACCCGATGCGGCAGCCCTCGCATCGATCAGTGCAACCGCGCGCGGCTACGTCGAGATGTATCGCAAGTACAGCGACGACTTTCCCCGCGAAGCCCGCGACGGCGCCTACGAAGACCGGATCAAGCGGACCTACCCCATTCACCCCGAACTGTTCGACCGACTGTACGAAGAATGGTCGTCCCTGGAACGGTTCCAACGCACCCGCGGCGTGCTGCGCCTGATGAGTACGGTGATCCACGCCCTATGGACCGGTGAAGACGCCTCACCGCTGATTATGCCAGGCTCGGTCCCACTGGCGACCGCCAACGTCAATTCTGAACTCACGCAATACCTTCAGGATTCGTGGAAGGCGATCATCGACGCCGACGTCGACGGCCCAACCTCCGAACCCGCACGCATCGATAAGGACAAGCCGCTGTTCGGTCAGCGCTCGCTGACCAAGCGCCTAGCCCGCACCGTCTTCTTCGGCGCCGCGCCGACCATCGGCTCGGCCCACAAAGGCCTCGAAACCCAGCGGGTGTTCCTGGGCACCGCCGTGCCCGGTGATGTGCCCGGCAACTTCCACTCCGCGCTCACCCAACTCGGCGACCGGGCCACCTACTTCTACTCCGGCTCCGGCAAGTACTGGTACGACCTTCAAGCCAACATCACCCGCACCGCCAAGGACCAGGCCGAGCGCCTGCACAAAGAGGATGTGTGGGCCGAGATCGTCCGCCGCCTACAGGCCCAGGCCCGCACACGAGGCGACTTCGCCGGAGTCCACGTCTGCCCCGAAACGAACGCGGACATCCCCGACACAGACGAAGCACGCCTGGTGATCCTGCACCCGAAGGTCGCTCACAAGCGCGGAACTGACTCCTTTGCTAAGGAATTCGCCCGACAGTCCACCGAGCAGCGCGGCACCGCCAACCGCGCCAACCGCAACATGCTGGTGTACCTCGCCGCAGACGAAGCCCGGCTCGAAGAACTCGACAACGCCACCCGCGACTATCTGGGTTGGACGCACGTCTTGGCAAACGAGGCCGACCTGGACCTCACTCAGAATCAGAAGAACCAGGCCACCCAACGACAGTCGCAAGCAGACCAAACCGTCATCTCCCGGCTGATGCAGACCTTCACCTGGGCCCTGGTCCCGGCGCAACCTGACGCAGGCGCTCCGTTCATCGTCCGCGAGACCAAGGTGGAAGGACAGTCCGAATCGTTGGCGGAGCGGGTTTCGCGCCGACTTGGCAACGACGGTGACCTGTCCATCCGTCAGGCCGCAGTCAATGTTCGACTCGCCATCAACAAGGTGCCGCAAATCTGGAACGGCGGGCACGTCGCGCTCGGTGCGTTGTGGTCGCTGTACTGCCAGTACCCGTATATGCCGCGCTTGCGAGACCGAAAGGTGTTGCAGGACGGGGTACTCGATCTGCCGATGATCTGGCAGACCGATGCCTTCGCACTTGCTACAGGCTTCGACGAGGGCACCGGCCGGTACATCGGGCTGTGGATTCCGACCGACACAAACGCCGCGCCATCGGCCACCGACGCACTTCTGCTCGTACGTCCCGACATTGCCGTAAAGCAACGTGACGAGGAGACGCCATCCAATGAGCCAAACGATGCTCCGCAGCAGGAGACCAAGCCTGGTATCCCAGCTGATTCCCCCAAGGTAGACGTCGCATTCCCCCCATCGAAGACGCGCTTTTACGGGGTGAAGACCCTCAGTTCGGACAAAATCGCGCTCGACTTCAAGAACGTCGCCGATGAGATCATCGCTAACCTGCGGGAGCAGGGCATCGACCTCGTCGTCAAGATCGAGATCGAGGCCGTTGACACAAATGGATTCGACGAGAACAAGATTCGGACGCTGTCCGAGAACGCAAAGACGCTGAAATTCGACCAGTCGGGGTTCGAGTCGGAATGATCGATTACAGCCTGACCCCACACAGGAGACCGTGAAGTGTCGCGATTCACTCCACGACCGCAGTCGACCTCGTTCTTCGACAGAGTGTTCGGCTCCTCTGGTGACAGCAGCGCGCACCAGCTCGATGAGTGGCTGGAGAGCACGCTCAAGCGTGAGCTCAAACTCGACTCGATCGAGCGTGACGATGACGGCGACATCGCGCTGGTATCAGGCAGCGCCGTCGTGTACGTCAGTACGAGCGACGACGGAACGCCATGGATCGCAGTTTTCTCTCCGCTGCTTGAGGGCTTCGCCATGCGCCCCGAGGTGTACGAGGCGGTTAATGCGATCAATCGGAATACGCCGAACGCGAAGGCAACCGTCGACCCAGATGGACCACAGATAGTGCTTTCGGCGGAGCTCTACATTTTCGATGGACTTTCGCCCGAGCAGCTCATGGCGACCATTGATCACATCGCAGACCGCGCGGACCACTATGACACTCGGCTGCAGAAGCGATTTGGCGGACAGACCATGCTCGACGACGATGATGGTGACGAGTTCGATGTCTAATACATCGGGACGGTTGCTTCGGCAGTTCAGCGACGAGATTATCGGACTGGCCGAACGCGTTGTGCTTTCTACTGCCATTGTCAGAGCACAGACGCGTGATTTCGACGAAGGTAGCGGATCAGCGTTCCTCTACGACGTCGAGCACCTCGTCACGAACAATCATGTGGTCGAAGGAATGGTCGACCCGATCCACGTCCAGCTACCCGGCGCTCGACAGACCGAGGCACGCGTCGTGGGACGAGATCCCTTGACCGACCTCGCTGTCCTGCGAGTTGATCCGCAACCCGCTGAGCCGCTCTTGATTTCGGCCCGCGGGGCGCGGCTCGGAGAACTCTGCTTTGCATTCGGTAGCCCCCTGGGTGAGTTCCCGGAGAGCATCAGCATTGGCATCGTGAGCGGTTTGAAGCGAAGCCTTCCCACCGGGGATAAGCAAGCGATCTTCGACGTGATCCAGACGGATGCCGCAATCAACCCCGGAAACTCCGGCGGGCCATTGGTGAACGTCGACGGTCTTGTCATAGGAGTGAATACGGCAGCTATCCCTGAGGCCGATGGCATTGGCTTCGCGGTCCCGGCCGACACCGTCGCGGAGGTAGTCCAGGAACTCATCACCTACGGTGCGGTTGAACGCGCGTCATTGGGGGTCAGCGTCGCACGCCGATCCGTCGATAGAGCACCGGGAGGGCATGCTCTTGTAGTGACGGCTGTTCGCGATAACTCAGCAGGCCCCTTTGAGACTGGCGATGCGATCGTCACTGTCGGGGATCGCGACATCCACTCCCAGAACGACCTATTGCGCGCGTTGCGACGCGACGTCGCCAATCGCAGAGTAGCAGTCGTGGTCTTGCGTGGTGACCACGAAGTCTCGATTGAATGCCTGCCGCGGAGCGTGCGAACATTCAGCTGAAACACCCGCGGGGGAAGGCGCAGTTCAACGTGCGGAGCTCGGGTTCGTCTGGCCGAGTGCGATCAATACCTGATCCACTGCTTTCCGCACCTGTGCGGCGAACTCATGCTGGTTGTCAACCGCGAATGCTTCTGCGTACGACCAGGTTCTGCGGATCTGGATGCCGGGGCGTATATGAATCTGTATGCCAGCCTTCTTGCCGTCTAACCAATGGTGAAGGCTTTCCTGCTCCGCGGCAAGAGCGTAGCGGCGCTCTACCAGCCAGCCGAAGAAGTCCGGATCTGCTATCTCATCGCGGGTTCGGCCGCCGGCGCGACCGCTTTGGAAGTCGTCGATCCACTGGCCTAGGTATTCTTCCGCGGATAGCAGTCTGGTCGGAAACCAGCGTTGAAGAGGTTGGGCGAATCGATGGGCCAGCTGGAAGTTGGGTTCAACGGTGAAACCGGTGAGAGCCTCGAGTTCAAGCACCGATTCGACTATGTCCCGATCGGAATACAAGTACGTGTACTGAGATTGGAGTTCAGCCGGCCAGACGCCCAAATGAACGAACTGCCCATCGGCAAAGAGTGCAGCCCGGTCGGCACCCCGGACGTCCTTGGCAACGAATTTTGTTGTGACGCCGGGTGACAGCGTGTCCCCGCGCGGAAGAAGGGTTCCTTCCACTGCGCTGGCCTTCGGGGAAAGCCCTGTCGCCCACTGCAGGACCGTACCGAGCCGGTCGAGAACGATTAGAGTGTCACCGGCATCTGACGTCGATGGCATCGAACTGGATCCTTTTTGGGCAGAAGCCGGCGGCCGCGGTGGTCGCGGATGCTTGACGCCACTGCCCCAGCCGACCTCCCACCCCTCGCTGGCGTCGAAGTAGTCGGCGTACGCGACAGGTAGTGCCTTGGTTCGCTCAACAACACGAAGGAGCTCGGCGAACCAGGCCATGTATTCGGGGTCGTCGTAGGTTGGAGTGACGTCGCGCAAGGCGCTCAAAATGAGATCAGCGACCCTCTCGGGTGTCGTCGTCACCGTTACCTCTCCGCCGGCGAACTCGGTGAGCCCGCCGGTCGAGTACAGCAGTGCGATGTCCCAGTCGGTGACGTTCGGGTAAGCCGCATCGTCAATTAGATTGTCGCTGAGTGTGATTGCAACTCGCCAATACATCCCTGAAGGGCTGACTCCCGGCAGGATGCGCAGCCGATGGTAGCCGCGTTGATGCAGCACGCGGACGCCTTGCAAGATCCGGATCGGTGTCGACGACGCCAATTCGGCGCTCACTTGCTCGTGCATCTCGGCGTCGAAAGCCACCAGGCGCATCTCCTCGACACGAGAATTGGCCGCGGCAATGCTTTCGATCGCGGCGGCGATTGCATCTTGGCGCGGCCAGCCGAAGGCGCCGGTGCTGATGAGCGGAGAGGCAACGACTCGAGCGCCGAGCTCGTCAGCAACTTCCATGGCTCGGCGATAGCAGGACTCCAACAGCGATCGGTCTCGCTGGCCAGCGTTGTAGTTCGGTCCGACCGTGTGGATGACCCACTCAGCCGGTAGGTCGCCAGCTGTCGTCCATCCGGCGTCACCTGTGGCCAGTCCGTTCGGGAACCTCTCGATGCAGTCGCGGAGGATTGCGGGACCTCCTGCACGATGAATTGCGCCATCGGCACCGCCACCCCCGCGCATGCCGGTGTTCGCGGGGTTAATGACGGCGTCTACCTCCTGCTTGGTGATGTCGCCACATACCGCGGTGATCTTCAGCACGCAGCTAGTATGCATCTGTACACCGACGTCGATGCAGCCTTCGCCTCCAGCGGACGATGCGCTCGGGATCGGGCCGAACCCCCAAACACTGCTGAACGGTAAATTCGAGGGGACGACTGCGCTGACGAATCTCGACCTAATGGCCCAGCTTGGTGGGTCTGGCCAAAACGCGGAATGCCATGCCGGGCCCGCCGACGGACTCAACGCCCTCCCAGTCATCAGCGCCGTGTCGCTCTGCGATCCAAACGTCGCGGGGTCGGAGTTCCGGCGATGCGGAGATCCACTCGACGTCACTATTCTCATCTGTCGCCGAAAGGATGACCCAGTAGATCTCGTGCGGTCCCAGCGTCGGCGTGCCAACTGATTGCAGCCGAATCACCTCCACGGTGTTCGAGCCGCGAACACTGACGGGCCAGCGTTCGAGTACATCACTGTCATGGTCGTAAGGAGTCGCAAGGTCACCCTTCGACAGACGGACCTCGGCCATACCGGTGCTGCCGTTCCGAAGTCTCAAGCCGATGTCGATCCCATCAAGGTCGACCGGGTCGCGGACATAGAAGGATTGGGCGACGAGGTGTTCCGCGGCCGGGTTGCCACGCTTGGCTCCCGTCGCAGAGCGCGATCCGCCCGGATCACACTCGTCGCGGGGTCCGAAGCCGTCAGTGATTACTTCCATGCCACTCGATATAAAGGCGGAATGCTCACCAATCTTCGCCAACACCCATTCGATGCCCCGCAACAGATCCGTTGAAGTCCAGCGTGAGCCTGGATCCTCGCGAACGGTGTGGTTGACAATAACCGAAATATAGTGTGCAACATGCTGGTCTGCGACAGTTAACGAATCGCGTTCAAACCGCTCTCTCACGAAAACCGTTCTACTGCTTGTCATCCAGTGGAGAACTTTTCCGAGGCTGTAAACATCACTCGCTTCCTGAGCCGCGTCGAGGCTTCCCGCACCGCACTCTGGCGCTGCGAAGGCCGCATTGCCGAACCCTTCCACTGTCGTGAGCATCACGCCAGATCCCATATCCGCGCAGATCCCGAAGTCGACCAAGTACGGCTTGCCGTTCTGATCGACAACGATGTTGTCGGGCTTTATATCGCGGTGTACCACCCCCTGCGCGTGCGCATCATGGACGGCGGTTACCACTCCTTGGAATCGTTCGAAGATGGCCCGGGGTTCAACAAGATCCGGAAGCGCGGTGAGATTCTCACCTACGTAGGCCGTCACGAGGTAAGAGGCCTTTTCACCGATGTCGGCGTCCACGACGGCGGGGATATGAGGCGACTTCAACCGCGTCAACATTTCGATCTCGCGTTTGAACCGGTCGATCCGCTTGGGGTTTTTGAGTCGCTTGAGTACCCACCCTGTAGACCTGTCGTCGCTATTACGGACCAGGAATGTATGCGCCTGGCCACCCTCCCCTAAGGTCTCGATTGTCTCCCATCGTCCATATCGCTTTGCCATGTGGACTATCCTCTCGCGCTCACGACGGCTGGGGTGCCGGGCTTGTCAGCAGCCGCGCAGCTATTCGAGCAAATTCGGTCCAGACGATTAAGTGACGTCTCCCGCTGAGCGAACTGCAACCTCGACGTGCCATTCCGCGCGAGCGACGAGTTCGTCGAACGTGATGATTTCAGGGTCATGAAGGTTTCGCCGGAATAGCTCGAAACTTCGAAATTGGTCGGGAATCGGCCCTCCCGCAGCACCAGTGAGTTGCGCGAGCGTTCCTGCGATCACGAATGATCGCGGGCGGAGAAGGAAGGTGCCCGAGGGCAGTAGCTCACCGTCGGCTGATGTGTCCCGAAGGTATTCACCTATATCGCGGCACGCCAGGTGTACAGACTGTTGGACTTGCACGACAGCTCCTGCAAGTTCTTTTGCTGGAGACCAACATCCGGATCGATACTCGCCTTCAAGTAACGGAGTGCGATGGTGTTTGATCTCAGCAAACGCCAGCGCCCGGATGACGCCGGCCGTGCGGAGCAATGCGTCAACCCTCTTACCGACGCCACTGACGCTTCGGCCGACTACGGTTTGTTCTAGTCGGTCGTTGTCCCATGAAGTCAGAAGTTGGCCGCCCAACCCGATCCCGAGAACCCAAGGATTTTCCTCGAGGAGGCTCTGCCACGCGCGTTCGGGACCGCCGGCTGCCCCTGCCGCCGCATCGAAAGCGGCATCGTCGGTTAACCAGCGCCGCATTGTTTCGGCCACGTGCTTTCGACGCTG contains these protein-coding regions:
- a CDS encoding Swt1 family HEPN domain-containing protein; translated protein: MALSNRDRINRMFEVMAPALDDFIASVIGQGDPALGAAWTKLVQIKDGKKGAPADKTYNPHDPQVQFRILTESSITSSFKAGWYPFNKSFGKAGESFAIELREVRNNWAHNGTFSDDDAYRALDTGERLLKLVGATKEADEVHAIRLNLRRVTADKEDKKTLKAAVDNPEASGLKPWRDVLPPHDDVATGNFAASEFAADLYKVAFGGEQDSGYADAVEFFRRTYLTEGLTDLVGRAVRRISGDDNAPPVINLQTNFGGGKTHSMLALWHVAAGLPIGEFPQDTQELLSANGYSGAKINRVAIVGNHFSPAGETKDDGTHVNTLWGELAWQLGGPEAYALVAKADAERTTPGEALHDLLQKHSPAVILIDEWVAYARSLVGRDDLAGGTFDDQFTFAQSLTEAAKGTSGVLLVISIPASETGDAPDKIAAGNAEEVGGAHGLEALKRLQNVVRRVADQWRPASSVEAYQIVRQRLFKQPDAAALASISATARGYVEMYRKYSDDFPREARDGAYEDRIKRTYPIHPELFDRLYEEWSSLERFQRTRGVLRLMSTVIHALWTGEDASPLIMPGSVPLATANVNSELTQYLQDSWKAIIDADVDGPTSEPARIDKDKPLFGQRSLTKRLARTVFFGAAPTIGSAHKGLETQRVFLGTAVPGDVPGNFHSALTQLGDRATYFYSGSGKYWYDLQANITRTAKDQAERLHKEDVWAEIVRRLQAQARTRGDFAGVHVCPETNADIPDTDEARLVILHPKVAHKRGTDSFAKEFARQSTEQRGTANRANRNMLVYLAADEARLEELDNATRDYLGWTHVLANEADLDLTQNQKNQATQRQSQADQTVISRLMQTFTWALVPAQPDAGAPFIVRETKVEGQSESLAERVSRRLGNDGDLSIRQAAVNVRLAINKVPQIWNGGHVALGALWSLYCQYPYMPRLRDRKVLQDGVLDLPMIWQTDAFALATGFDEGTGRYIGLWIPTDTNAAPSATDALLLVRPDIAVKQRDEETPSNEPNDAPQQETKPGIPADSPKVDVAFPPSKTRFYGVKTLSSDKIALDFKNVADEIIANLREQGIDLVVKIEIEAVDTNGFDENKIRTLSENAKTLKFDQSGFESE
- a CDS encoding T3SS (YopN, CesT) and YbjN peptide-binding chaperone 1 — its product is MSRFTPRPQSTSFFDRVFGSSGDSSAHQLDEWLESTLKRELKLDSIERDDDGDIALVSGSAVVYVSTSDDGTPWIAVFSPLLEGFAMRPEVYEAVNAINRNTPNAKATVDPDGPQIVLSAELYIFDGLSPEQLMATIDHIADRADHYDTRLQKRFGGQTMLDDDDGDEFDV
- a CDS encoding S1C family serine protease yields the protein MSNTSGRLLRQFSDEIIGLAERVVLSTAIVRAQTRDFDEGSGSAFLYDVEHLVTNNHVVEGMVDPIHVQLPGARQTEARVVGRDPLTDLAVLRVDPQPAEPLLISARGARLGELCFAFGSPLGEFPESISIGIVSGLKRSLPTGDKQAIFDVIQTDAAINPGNSGGPLVNVDGLVIGVNTAAIPEADGIGFAVPADTVAEVVQELITYGAVERASLGVSVARRSVDRAPGGHALVVTAVRDNSAGPFETGDAIVTVGDRDIHSQNDLLRALRRDVANRRVAVVVLRGDHEVSIECLPRSVRTFS
- a CDS encoding macro domain-containing protein, coding for MLKITAVCGDITKQEVDAVINPANTGMRGGGGADGAIHRAGGPAILRDCIERFPNGLATGDAGWTTAGDLPAEWVIHTVGPNYNAGQRDRSLLESCYRRAMEVADELGARVVASPLISTGAFGWPRQDAIAAAIESIAAANSRVEEMRLVAFDAEMHEQVSAELASSTPIRILQGVRVLHQRGYHRLRILPGVSPSGMYWRVAITLSDNLIDDAAYPNVTDWDIALLYSTGGLTEFAGGEVTVTTTPERVADLILSALRDVTPTYDDPEYMAWFAELLRVVERTKALPVAYADYFDASEGWEVGWGSGVKHPRPPRPPASAQKGSSSMPSTSDAGDTLIVLDRLGTVLQWATGLSPKASAVEGTLLPRGDTLSPGVTTKFVAKDVRGADRAALFADGQFVHLGVWPAELQSQYTYLYSDRDIVESVLELEALTGFTVEPNFQLAHRFAQPLQRWFPTRLLSAEEYLGQWIDDFQSGRAGGRTRDEIADPDFFGWLVERRYALAAEQESLHHWLDGKKAGIQIHIRPGIQIRRTWSYAEAFAVDNQHEFAAQVRKAVDQVLIALGQTNPSSAR
- a CDS encoding serine/threonine protein kinase, which gives rise to MAKRYGRWETIETLGEGGQAHTFLVRNSDDRSTGWVLKRLKNPKRIDRFKREIEMLTRLKSPHIPAVVDADIGEKASYLVTAYVGENLTALPDLVEPRAIFERFQGVVTAVHDAHAQGVVHRDIKPDNIVVDQNGKPYLVDFGICADMGSGVMLTTVEGFGNAAFAAPECGAGSLDAAQEASDVYSLGKVLHWMTSSRTVFVRERFERDSLTVADQHVAHYISVIVNHTVREDPGSRWTSTDLLRGIEWVLAKIGEHSAFISSGMEVITDGFGPRDECDPGGSRSATGAKRGNPAAEHLVAQSFYVRDPVDLDGIDIGLRLRNGSTGMAEVRLSKGDLATPYDHDSDVLERWPVSVRGSNTVEVIRLQSVGTPTLGPHEIYWVILSATDENSDVEWISASPELRPRDVWIAERHGADDWEGVESVGGPGMAFRVLARPTKLGH
- a CDS encoding Shedu immune nuclease family protein; the protein is MFDEVQQADDEHCEWTREVVYETPGGRKQLQLQIAREQGAVRKLRLQKVPTSGDATRLETVLELDRDQATRLIDMLRAIEMVPIEGDSSVYVDDQLLRDLFDDPTAFHNLYSRDPERFRALIETDAEADDVIALQRRKHVAETMRRWLTDDAAFDAAAGAAGGPERAWQSLLEENPWVLGIGLGGQLLTSWDNDRLEQTVVGRSVSGVGKRVDALLRTAGVIRALAFAEIKHHRTPLLEGEYRSGCWSPAKELAGAVVQVQQSVHLACRDIGEYLRDTSADGELLPSGTFLLRPRSFVIAGTLAQLTGAAGGPIPDQFRSFELFRRNLHDPEIITFDELVARAEWHVEVAVRSAGDVT